Proteins from one Streptomyces sp. NBC_00390 genomic window:
- a CDS encoding universal stress protein: MSSTVTVGLDGSRESLAAANWAAREALSRGLPLRLLAAWDSDHDNRSRRIGLDTARGWGERSLHITQHRLQRRHPGLHVETTWIPGDPVDTLSTAGNEAELLVLGSRGLSGIAGFLAGSVSLAVLARIRRPAVLVRPQTAPVPQEHDPAGDILLGLDASRPSDEMLAFTFDTADRYSCGVRVLYSWAMPLLHGPDMAGALPLLAAELDNEWGQALDAALTPWTKKYPAVPVVRQCQQGRPAQDLIDAAPRARLVVVGRRNRRSRIGTHIGAVTHAVLHHSPTPVAVVPHD; encoded by the coding sequence ATGTCCAGCACTGTCACCGTAGGTCTCGACGGATCCCGAGAAAGCCTGGCCGCCGCGAACTGGGCCGCCCGCGAGGCGCTCAGCCGCGGCCTGCCGCTGCGGCTGCTGGCGGCGTGGGACAGCGACCACGACAACCGCTCCCGCCGCATCGGCCTGGACACAGCACGTGGATGGGGCGAGAGGTCCCTCCACATCACACAGCACCGTCTGCAACGCAGGCACCCCGGGCTGCACGTGGAAACGACGTGGATCCCCGGGGACCCGGTCGACACACTGAGCACCGCGGGGAACGAGGCGGAGCTGCTCGTGCTGGGTTCTCGCGGCCTGAGCGGTATAGCCGGCTTCCTGGCCGGATCCGTATCACTCGCAGTACTGGCCCGCATCCGGCGCCCCGCCGTCCTCGTCCGCCCCCAGACCGCCCCCGTGCCCCAGGAACACGACCCGGCCGGCGACATCCTGCTCGGACTGGACGCATCCCGGCCCAGCGACGAGATGCTCGCCTTCACCTTCGACACCGCAGACCGGTACAGCTGCGGAGTGCGGGTGCTCTACAGCTGGGCGATGCCGCTGTTGCACGGCCCCGACATGGCCGGCGCCTTGCCGCTGCTGGCGGCCGAACTCGACAACGAGTGGGGCCAAGCCCTCGACGCGGCGCTCACACCCTGGACGAAGAAGTACCCCGCCGTGCCCGTCGTCCGCCAGTGCCAACAAGGGCGTCCGGCACAGGACCTGATCGACGCCGCGCCCCGTGCCCGGCTGGTCGTCGTGGGCCGCAGAAACCGCCGCTCACGGATCGGCACCCACATCGGCGCCGTCACCCATGCGGTTCTGCACCACTCGCCGACTCCCGTCGCCGTCGTACCGCATGACTGA
- a CDS encoding CBS domain-containing protein — MRHRSVADLMTSNAVSVQRGTAFKEIVRLLDEYGITAVPVIDAGDRPVGVVSEADLLRSRPPGSRASTAEALMSSPAVIAHPEWSAVKAARVMEGHRIKRLPVVDDSGRLVGVISRSDLLKLFLRGDRAIQEEILEDVLTRTLALSPSAVTVGVDDGRVTLSGTVPRQSLIPITVRLCETVDGVVDVTARLACKRDDAPGGLARSGGSHV, encoded by the coding sequence ATGAGGCACCGCAGCGTTGCCGACTTGATGACGTCCAATGCCGTCAGCGTGCAGCGGGGCACGGCATTCAAAGAGATCGTCCGCCTGCTCGACGAGTACGGCATCACGGCGGTACCAGTGATCGACGCCGGTGATCGCCCCGTCGGTGTGGTGTCCGAGGCCGATCTGCTGCGCAGTCGGCCGCCGGGGAGCCGCGCGAGCACGGCCGAGGCGCTCATGTCCAGCCCAGCAGTGATCGCCCACCCCGAATGGAGCGCCGTCAAAGCGGCCAGGGTGATGGAAGGACACCGCATCAAACGACTGCCGGTGGTCGACGACTCGGGTCGCCTGGTGGGCGTGATCAGCCGCAGTGACCTGCTGAAATTGTTCCTGCGGGGAGACCGGGCCATCCAGGAGGAGATCCTGGAGGACGTCCTGACCCGCACCCTCGCCCTGTCACCCTCCGCAGTCACGGTCGGGGTGGACGACGGCAGGGTCACGCTGAGCGGCACCGTGCCGCGCCAGAGCCTCATACCGATCACTGTGCGGCTGTGCGAGACCGTGGACGGCGTCGTGGACGTGACCGCCCGTCTCGCCTGCAAACGCGACGACGCGCCTGGCGGCCTGGCGCGGAGCGGGGGCAGCCATGTCTGA
- a CDS encoding cation-translocating P-type ATPase, with amino-acid sequence MTPRPVQMPPTAAGGSTGLTEQEAARRLIEYGRNEVAARRPVRLHARVLAQLRDPLIMVLLGAVALTVAIGDHADSVVIALVIVVNTTVGVVQEIRADNAVAALSAMSAPSARVLRDDADREVPATEVVPGDVLLLGEGDIVPADARLMEASALLVDESMLTGESVPVDKDLRSPRPEAATLSAGTVVVRGRGVAEVTATGSASALGRIAALLVGRLEPTPLQRRLASLGRVLAVVTLALCVLVFGLGLLRGQGLGTMAVTAISLAVAAVPESLPAVVTLALALGARRMAARHAVVRRLPAVETLGSVTVLGTDKTGTLTEGRMVVEHVWTPEGTVEFTGVGYEPRGETRVGGKAASAAELVPVQELLTVAALCSDATLRPPQSEAEHVDDERWTASGDPMEAALLTAAAKAGCADHHVLRQRYPRTAEEPFDSMRKRMTTLHMTPSGQVMVCLKGAPEAVVHEAVLDESADRLGRARQEAARLAAQGYRVLAVASALRDVPPVHVADAETQLRLLGLVALNDPPKTAATATLAACRAAGITPVLITGDHPATARAIAARVGLIDAGSEARDVVTGPALASGAVGEVTEVRVFARTDPQQKLDIVRAWQRRGDVTAMTGDGVNDGPALHQADIGVAMGRRGTEVARQSADLVLTDDELSTVVAAVEEGRRVYDNIRRFLVYGLAGGAAEILVMLVGPAFGLALPLRAGQILWINLLTHGLTGVAMGAEPVSPHAMRRPPRPPHQHVLGHGLWQRVLFLAAVVTVASLAAGLWARAAGAPWQSVLFLSLLAAQLGIVLGLRTRLLTRENLFLPLSVLASAGLAAAALYLPFLGAVLETEPLGAEEVGIAACAGVAGFVAARMSGQRWVRKLVVKG; translated from the coding sequence GTGACCCCTCGTCCCGTGCAGATGCCACCCACTGCTGCCGGGGGGAGTACGGGGCTCACGGAGCAAGAGGCAGCGCGCCGTCTCATCGAGTACGGCCGCAACGAGGTAGCCGCACGGCGTCCGGTACGGCTGCACGCGCGCGTGCTGGCCCAGCTCCGAGATCCGCTGATCATGGTTCTCCTGGGTGCCGTGGCCCTGACCGTCGCCATTGGTGATCATGCTGATTCCGTGGTCATCGCCCTGGTGATCGTCGTGAACACCACGGTGGGCGTGGTCCAGGAGATCAGGGCCGACAACGCGGTGGCTGCCCTCTCCGCCATGTCCGCGCCCAGCGCGCGAGTACTGCGCGACGACGCGGACCGGGAGGTGCCTGCCACGGAGGTCGTGCCGGGAGACGTGCTGCTGCTGGGCGAAGGCGACATCGTGCCCGCAGACGCCCGCCTCATGGAGGCATCGGCGCTGCTCGTCGACGAGTCGATGCTGACGGGTGAGTCCGTTCCGGTCGACAAGGACCTCCGCTCCCCGCGGCCCGAGGCGGCGACACTGAGCGCCGGCACCGTCGTCGTACGGGGGAGGGGGGTGGCAGAGGTGACGGCCACGGGGTCGGCGAGTGCCCTCGGCCGCATTGCCGCACTGCTCGTGGGCCGGTTGGAGCCGACACCGCTGCAGCGGCGGCTGGCGTCCCTGGGCCGCGTACTTGCTGTCGTCACGCTTGCCTTGTGTGTGCTCGTGTTCGGGCTTGGCCTTCTCCGCGGTCAGGGACTCGGGACGATGGCGGTGACGGCGATCAGCCTGGCGGTGGCCGCTGTTCCCGAGTCCCTGCCTGCCGTCGTCACCCTGGCGCTGGCCTTGGGTGCCCGCCGGATGGCAGCTCGGCATGCCGTGGTGAGGCGGCTGCCGGCGGTGGAGACGCTCGGCTCGGTGACTGTGCTCGGGACCGACAAGACGGGCACCCTCACCGAAGGCCGCATGGTGGTCGAACACGTCTGGACACCTGAAGGCACGGTGGAGTTCACAGGCGTCGGCTACGAGCCGAGGGGCGAGACGCGCGTCGGCGGAAAGGCCGCAAGTGCTGCCGAACTCGTCCCCGTGCAAGAACTGCTGACCGTCGCCGCGCTGTGCAGCGATGCCACCCTGCGTCCGCCGCAGTCAGAAGCGGAGCATGTCGACGACGAACGATGGACGGCCTCAGGAGATCCCATGGAAGCCGCACTGCTCACTGCGGCGGCCAAGGCCGGCTGCGCCGACCATCACGTGCTGCGGCAGCGGTATCCGCGCACGGCCGAGGAGCCGTTCGACAGCATGCGCAAGCGCATGACGACGCTGCACATGACTCCGTCCGGCCAGGTGATGGTGTGCTTGAAGGGGGCCCCGGAGGCCGTCGTCCACGAGGCTGTGCTCGACGAGAGCGCAGACCGGCTCGGCCGTGCCCGGCAGGAAGCGGCACGGCTGGCCGCGCAGGGGTACCGAGTGCTTGCTGTTGCTTCGGCGCTGCGCGACGTCCCGCCGGTGCACGTCGCCGATGCCGAGACGCAACTGCGCCTGCTCGGCCTTGTCGCGCTGAACGATCCTCCGAAGACCGCTGCGACCGCAACGCTGGCTGCCTGCCGGGCTGCGGGCATCACTCCGGTACTCATCACCGGTGACCATCCCGCCACCGCACGGGCGATCGCTGCGCGAGTGGGACTGATCGACGCCGGCTCCGAGGCCCGCGACGTCGTCACGGGCCCTGCCCTGGCATCCGGAGCAGTCGGCGAAGTGACCGAGGTGCGCGTCTTCGCCCGCACGGACCCGCAGCAGAAGCTGGACATCGTCCGGGCATGGCAGAGACGGGGCGACGTGACGGCGATGACCGGCGACGGCGTCAACGACGGACCTGCGCTGCACCAGGCGGACATCGGGGTGGCCATGGGGCGGCGGGGCACCGAGGTCGCGCGACAGTCGGCCGATCTGGTGCTCACCGACGACGAGTTGTCCACGGTGGTCGCAGCGGTCGAGGAGGGACGCCGCGTCTACGACAACATCCGCCGGTTTCTGGTCTACGGGCTGGCAGGCGGCGCGGCGGAGATTCTCGTCATGCTCGTCGGACCCGCCTTCGGGCTTGCCCTGCCGCTGCGGGCCGGCCAGATCCTGTGGATCAACCTGCTGACCCACGGCCTGACGGGGGTGGCAATGGGAGCGGAGCCTGTGTCACCTCACGCCATGCGACGGCCACCGCGCCCGCCGCACCAGCATGTTCTGGGGCACGGTCTGTGGCAGAGAGTGCTCTTCCTTGCGGCTGTGGTGACTGTGGCCAGTCTGGCGGCGGGACTGTGGGCCCGGGCTGCGGGAGCGCCGTGGCAGAGTGTTCTGTTCCTCTCCTTGCTGGCCGCGCAGCTCGGGATCGTCCTTGGCCTGCGCACTCGCCTCCTGACCCGCGAGAACCTGTTTCTCCCGCTGTCCGTTCTGGCCTCGGCCGGGCTGGCGGCTGCCGCCCTCTACTTGCCTTTCCTGGGCGCGGTGCTGGAGACGGAGCCGCTGGGTGCAGAGGAGGTCGGCATCGCGGCCTGCGCAGGCGTGGCCGGGTTCGTCGCGGCAAGGATGAGCGGCCAGAGATGGGTGAGGAAGCTTGTCGTGAAGGGATGA
- a CDS encoding CBS domain-containing protein, protein MKHVRTVADVMTHAVISVNSDAPFKEIVEAMQQWHVSALPVLSAEGHVTGVVSEGDLIIKAQGEDASRAVTAGRLMTTPAVTVQPDTTIAGAARLMARRHLKRLPVVDAEGHLLGVVSRGDLLKIYLRSDADIAEEVRHELIAHLIPAKASELDVHVKDGAVTLTGAVPVSTLIDVLVRLARAVPGVVDVNAQIDVRHPVF, encoded by the coding sequence ATGAAGCACGTACGAACCGTCGCTGATGTGATGACCCACGCCGTGATCTCGGTGAACAGCGACGCACCGTTCAAGGAGATCGTGGAGGCCATGCAGCAGTGGCACGTCAGCGCCCTGCCCGTCCTCTCGGCCGAGGGACACGTCACCGGGGTCGTCTCCGAGGGAGACCTGATCATCAAGGCCCAGGGGGAGGACGCTTCGCGCGCGGTGACCGCGGGCCGGCTCATGACGACCCCCGCCGTCACCGTGCAACCGGACACCACGATCGCGGGCGCCGCACGGTTGATGGCCCGCAGACACCTCAAGCGTCTGCCCGTGGTGGATGCCGAGGGACACCTGCTCGGTGTGGTCAGCCGGGGAGACCTCCTGAAGATCTATCTCCGCTCGGACGCCGACATCGCCGAGGAAGTGCGCCACGAACTGATCGCGCATCTGATCCCTGCCAAGGCGTCGGAACTCGACGTCCACGTGAAGGACGGTGCCGTCACGCTGACCGGCGCTGTGCCTGTCAGCACGCTGATCGACGTGCTCGTCCGGCTGGCGCGGGCTGTTCCCGGAGTCGTGGACGTCAACGCCCAGATCGACGTCCGTCACCCCGTGTTCTGA
- a CDS encoding BON domain-containing protein, with protein sequence MVSRCDLLRPFLRRDEAISDEIHQDVLSETLGPVPGSVNATVCEGVVTLTGRVAERADMPIVERLCRSVDGVVAVHGASATRSTTRTWTRAPPRTPLGLTGERPGVRMVRRAQASRPTATAAEAARRPHPDSMRRKGSPASRGS encoded by the coding sequence ATGGTCAGCAGGTGCGACCTGCTTCGCCCCTTCCTGCGCCGCGACGAAGCCATCAGCGACGAAATCCACCAGGACGTGCTCAGCGAAACCCTCGGACCCGTCCCTGGCAGCGTCAACGCCACCGTATGCGAGGGCGTAGTGACCCTGACCGGACGGGTCGCCGAAAGGGCCGACATGCCGATCGTCGAGCGGCTGTGCCGCTCCGTGGACGGGGTGGTCGCCGTCCACGGAGCCTCGGCTACGAGATCGACGACCAGGACCTGGACTCGAGCGCCCCCACGGACACCACTCGGCCTGACCGGTGAGCGTCCTGGGGTCAGAATGGTGAGACGAGCACAGGCCTCGCGACCGACGGCCACGGCAGCAGAAGCGGCGCGCCGCCCTCATCCGGACAGCATGAGACGGAAAGGGTCACCCGCTTCTCGCGGATCCTGA
- a CDS encoding CBS domain-containing protein, with the protein MPDSPHTVSDVMTHTAVAVGRHATYKEIVELMQQWKVNALPVLEGEGRVIGVVSEADLLPKEEARDGDSEQWGRPPTQAAKAGAVSAEELMSSPAVTVHAGATLAEAARIMARRRVKRLPVVDEVGMLEGVVSRSDLLKVFLRPDEDIAGEIRSTIVHRLPATAQLEVSVTEGIVTLEGSLRDRALVPLLARAVSAVEGVVDVRLDLDEAQGVSP; encoded by the coding sequence ATGCCTGATTCACCGCACACGGTGAGCGACGTGATGACCCACACCGCTGTCGCCGTAGGGCGTCACGCCACCTACAAGGAGATCGTCGAGCTGATGCAGCAGTGGAAGGTCAACGCGCTGCCGGTACTGGAGGGTGAGGGGCGGGTCATCGGCGTGGTGTCGGAAGCGGACCTGCTGCCCAAGGAGGAGGCGCGCGACGGTGATTCCGAGCAGTGGGGAAGGCCGCCGACCCAGGCCGCCAAGGCGGGAGCGGTGTCGGCGGAGGAACTGATGTCCAGCCCGGCCGTCACCGTCCACGCGGGCGCCACGCTGGCCGAGGCTGCCCGGATCATGGCGCGGCGGCGCGTGAAGCGGCTGCCCGTGGTCGATGAGGTCGGAATGCTGGAGGGTGTGGTCAGCCGCAGTGACCTGCTGAAGGTGTTCCTCCGGCCGGACGAGGACATCGCCGGCGAGATCCGAAGCACGATCGTCCACCGCCTGCCTGCCACCGCGCAGTTGGAGGTCTCGGTCACGGAGGGCATCGTGACCCTGGAGGGCAGTTTGCGGGACCGGGCGCTGGTACCGCTGCTGGCCCGGGCCGTCAGCGCCGTCGAGGGCGTGGTGGACGTCCGACTGGACCTGGACGAAGCCCAGGGCGTCTCGCCTTGA
- a CDS encoding Ni/Fe hydrogenase subunit alpha: MTHRGSRVLHIGSLSRVEGEGSLHLRLDDGEITEARLDIYEPPRFFEAFLRGRGHTEPPDITSRVCGICPVAYQMSACAAIEDACGVTVDPGVAQLRRLLYCGEWIESQTLHVYLLHAPDFLGYDSAIELARTQRAHVERGLRLKRAGNAVMELLGGRAIHPVNVRIGGFYRVPSVAELHPLAQQLRQAQDDAWETVRWVAGFDFPEAETDADFLALAEPGTYAIESGTPTVLRPDGTSYAFPLDDFPVRVREVQVPHSTALHSRLDGRRHLTGSLARFAISGRRLSHTARQAAREAGLGDPADGAVCRNPYRSILVRAVEVVYAVEEALRIIESYVPPPRPYTDVPPVAGTGHGATEAPRGLLYHRYVLDADGTVTDAQLVPPTAQNQGAIEDDLVRAARSAVAQHDADDAVLTALCERVIRNHDPCISCSTHFLDLTVERRPKARESRHA; this comes from the coding sequence ATGACCCACCGCGGATCCCGTGTCCTGCACATCGGCTCGCTCTCCCGGGTCGAAGGCGAAGGCTCGCTTCACCTTCGACTGGACGACGGCGAGATCACCGAGGCACGCCTGGACATCTACGAACCTCCACGCTTCTTCGAGGCGTTCCTCAGGGGCCGCGGACACACCGAGCCCCCGGACATCACCTCCCGCGTGTGCGGGATCTGCCCGGTTGCCTACCAGATGAGTGCGTGCGCCGCCATCGAGGACGCCTGTGGCGTCACGGTCGACCCTGGCGTCGCACAGCTGCGCCGACTGCTCTACTGCGGCGAGTGGATCGAGAGTCAGACGCTGCATGTCTATCTCCTGCACGCCCCTGACTTTCTCGGATACGACAGCGCCATCGAGCTGGCACGCACCCAACGCGCCCACGTGGAGCGGGGACTGCGGCTGAAGCGGGCGGGCAACGCCGTGATGGAACTGCTCGGCGGCCGGGCGATCCATCCGGTCAACGTCCGGATCGGCGGCTTCTACCGGGTGCCGTCCGTAGCTGAACTGCACCCGCTGGCCCAGCAATTGCGGCAGGCGCAGGACGACGCCTGGGAGACCGTGCGCTGGGTCGCCGGCTTCGACTTCCCGGAAGCCGAGACCGACGCCGACTTTCTGGCACTGGCCGAGCCCGGGACGTACGCCATCGAATCGGGCACCCCGACGGTACTGCGTCCCGACGGGACGTCTTATGCGTTCCCCCTGGACGACTTTCCCGTACGAGTGCGCGAGGTGCAGGTACCGCATTCCACGGCGCTGCACTCACGTCTGGACGGGCGGCGTCATCTCACCGGCTCCCTCGCACGGTTCGCGATCAGCGGCCGGAGACTGTCGCACACGGCGAGGCAGGCGGCACGGGAGGCAGGGCTCGGCGATCCCGCGGACGGTGCGGTGTGCCGCAACCCCTACCGGTCGATCCTGGTCCGCGCGGTCGAGGTCGTGTACGCGGTGGAGGAAGCGCTGCGGATCATCGAGTCCTATGTTCCCCCGCCACGTCCGTACACCGATGTGCCCCCTGTGGCGGGCACCGGGCACGGCGCGACGGAGGCGCCCCGCGGGCTGCTGTACCACCGGTACGTGCTCGATGCCGACGGCACAGTCACGGATGCCCAACTGGTCCCGCCCACCGCCCAGAACCAGGGCGCGATCGAGGACGACCTCGTCCGCGCCGCCCGCAGCGCCGTGGCGCAGCACGATGCGGACGACGCAGTGCTGACCGCGCTGTGCGAGCGGGTGATCCGCAATCACGACCCGTGCATCTCCTGTTCCACCCACTTCCTCGACCTCACCGTCGAGCGCCGCCCGAAGGCAAGGGAGAGCCGCCATGCCTGA
- a CDS encoding oxidoreductase, producing MDVPTLAVFKLASCDGCQLTLLDCEDELLALAGRVEITHFLEASSAVQPGPYDLALVEGSVSTPADAERVRAIRAAAHRLVTIGACATAGGIQALRNFADVDEFRRTVYARPEYIETLSTSTPVSDHVDVDFELRGCPIDRRQLLEVITAFLFGRKPDVPNHSVCFECKRRGTVCVTVAHGTPCLGPVTHAGCGAICPAYGRGCYGCFGPSGSTNLPALIPFLHRDGMDDRDTERILRTFNATAFAQEEDSRP from the coding sequence ATGGACGTTCCCACGCTGGCCGTGTTCAAGCTCGCTTCCTGCGACGGCTGCCAGCTGACCCTGCTGGACTGCGAGGACGAGCTCCTGGCCCTCGCGGGCCGGGTGGAGATCACCCATTTCCTGGAGGCCTCCAGTGCGGTTCAGCCCGGTCCGTACGACCTCGCCCTGGTCGAGGGGTCGGTCAGCACGCCCGCAGACGCGGAGCGGGTCCGCGCGATCCGCGCGGCGGCACACCGGCTGGTGACGATCGGAGCCTGCGCCACGGCGGGCGGCATTCAGGCACTGCGCAACTTCGCGGACGTCGATGAGTTCCGCCGCACCGTCTACGCCCGCCCCGAGTACATCGAGACACTGTCCACGTCCACCCCCGTCTCGGACCATGTCGACGTCGACTTCGAACTGCGTGGTTGCCCCATCGACCGCCGCCAACTCCTCGAAGTCATCACGGCTTTCCTGTTCGGCCGCAAGCCGGATGTGCCGAACCACAGCGTGTGCTTCGAGTGCAAGCGCCGCGGGACGGTCTGTGTCACGGTCGCGCACGGCACGCCCTGCCTGGGTCCCGTCACGCACGCCGGATGCGGAGCCATCTGCCCCGCCTACGGACGTGGTTGCTACGGCTGCTTCGGACCCTCCGGATCCACCAACCTCCCGGCGCTCATCCCCTTCCTGCACCGGGACGGCATGGACGACCGCGACACCGAGCGCATCCTGCGCACCTTCAACGCCACCGCCTTCGCCCAAGAAGAGGACAGCCGGCCATGA
- a CDS encoding FAD/NAD(P)-binding protein encodes MTGAPVPYSVVARRQETDDTATLRLRPVAEQLPAFAPGQFAMVYAFGRGEIPLSVSEIPPDGGLCHTVREVGAVSEALSRAREGEVIGLRGPFGTTWDLETAVGRDIVVIAGGIGLAPLRPLVHAVTADRDRFGRLNVLIGARTPADLIHAAEIETWPTTFTGVTVDRPDDRWRGHVGLVTQLLDSTHFDPGTSTAFLCGPEPMIRSAARNLSHRGIPEQHIQVSLERNMRCGTGHCGHCQLGPVLLCRDGPVLSWDRAAPLLGVREL; translated from the coding sequence ATGACCGGCGCCCCGGTGCCGTACAGCGTGGTCGCCCGACGACAGGAGACGGACGACACCGCCACGCTGCGGCTGCGACCTGTCGCCGAGCAGCTTCCCGCGTTCGCGCCGGGCCAGTTCGCCATGGTGTACGCCTTCGGACGGGGCGAGATCCCGCTGTCGGTGAGCGAGATCCCCCCGGACGGCGGGCTCTGCCACACCGTTCGCGAGGTGGGCGCGGTCTCCGAAGCGCTGAGCAGAGCCCGCGAAGGCGAGGTCATCGGGCTGCGCGGACCGTTCGGCACGACGTGGGACCTCGAGACGGCCGTCGGCCGGGACATCGTGGTGATCGCAGGCGGCATCGGCCTGGCGCCCCTGCGGCCGCTCGTCCACGCGGTGACGGCCGACCGCGACAGGTTCGGCCGACTGAACGTGCTGATCGGCGCCCGGACGCCCGCGGATCTGATCCACGCGGCGGAGATCGAGACGTGGCCCACCACCTTCACCGGGGTGACGGTGGACCGGCCGGACGACCGGTGGCGAGGTCACGTGGGCCTGGTGACGCAGCTGCTCGACAGCACCCACTTCGACCCCGGGACCAGCACGGCGTTCCTCTGCGGACCCGAACCAATGATCCGTTCCGCCGCCCGTAACCTGTCGCACCGCGGGATCCCGGAGCAGCACATCCAGGTGTCCCTCGAACGGAACATGCGCTGCGGGACGGGACACTGCGGACACTGTCAACTCGGCCCGGTGCTCCTGTGCCGCGACGGACCCGTGCTGAGCTGGGACCGTGCCGCTCCGCTGCTCGGCGTCAGGGAGCTGTGA
- a CDS encoding Crp/Fnr family transcriptional regulator produces MTRVLSAEHHARLMEVSREVNIPEGNRLFEEGQPADRFWIVHSGTVTLDIQVPGQRPVVLESLGFGELVGWSWLFPPYVWQLGAEAMTPVRAEEFDARTVRMMMDADPALGSAIGQWVGRVIAHRLHAARIRLLDLYAPHGSGSTT; encoded by the coding sequence ATGACGCGTGTTCTGTCAGCCGAGCACCACGCCCGTCTGATGGAGGTGTCCCGCGAGGTCAACATCCCCGAAGGAAACAGGCTGTTCGAGGAGGGACAGCCTGCTGACCGTTTCTGGATCGTTCATTCCGGCACGGTGACGCTCGACATCCAGGTGCCCGGGCAGCGCCCCGTGGTTCTCGAGAGTCTCGGTTTCGGGGAGCTCGTCGGCTGGTCCTGGCTGTTCCCGCCCTATGTGTGGCAGCTCGGTGCCGAGGCCATGACACCAGTGCGCGCCGAGGAGTTCGATGCGAGAACCGTGCGGATGATGATGGACGCGGACCCGGCCCTCGGCTCCGCGATCGGCCAGTGGGTCGGCAGGGTCATCGCCCACCGCCTGCACGCCGCCCGCATCCGGCTGCTGGACCTGTACGCCCCGCACGGCAGCGGCAGCACGACATGA